The stretch of DNA AAGACGCAGCAGCAACGCAAGATACTCATTAATAGTGCGTGGCTGCGCTTATTGCTCCGTTGTGGCTGATTCACAGCTAGTAAAAAACCACCTTAAAGTTCTATTGAGCTAGTAGCCTTATAGTGCTTTAGCTATAGAGCAGTAAGTTACTGTGTAGTGTCATAATGAATACTTGAGCCACTACACAGGTGCGCTATACCCCTTCCCCATGGTTTGTAACTGTTCAGTAGCAAGCAGTAGTATGCACATACAGGTGGCCTAGGGCACTTTTTTTATGTCCGACGTGAAACCTAAAATTATTTTCAACAGTACCTTGCGTTACATAGTACCTTTTCATATCTTCGACTCATTCTTCACCGATATCTGCCTCAGCCCATGAAAGTCGAGAACACCCAAGTGCAGATGCGGAAGGGCATCCTGGAGTTCTGCATTCTGGAAATCATTGCCCGCGGAGAGGTGTATGCGTCAGACATGCTGGAGGAGCTTACCGCTGCCCGCATGATTGTGGTCGAGGGGACGCTCTACCCACTCCTGACGCGCCTCAAAAACGCGAGCTTGTTAGATTACACCTGGAAAGAGTCTACCAGTGGGCCGCCCCGCAAGTACTACACCCTCACCGAAGCCGGCCAGGAGTTCCTGCATCAGCTTCGTCTCACCTGGGAGGAAGTACAGGATTCCATCCGTATCATCCGCCAGAAGCCTCACTCCAATGGTAGCGCCCCCGCGGAAACGCTGCTGTAAGCAGCCCCGCCCGCTCCCTAGTTTTTCCCGAATAGTTGCAGCACTGAGATGAAAAAGAACATCAGCATCAACCTTCAGGGCATGATCTTCCACATTGAGGAAGATGGCTACGAAGTGCTCGGCCGTTACCTGGCGGAAGTGAAAGCCCACTTCAGTGGCTACCGCGGCCACGAGGAAATCGTCGCCGACATCGAGAGCCGCATTGCCGAGCTCTTCGCTGCCCGCCTGTCCGGCGTTAAGCAAGTCATCACCCTGGAAGACGTGGAGGCCATGACGGCCAAAATGGGCCGGGTAAGCGACTTCCAGAGCGCCGACGAAGCCGAAGACGACGAGGAAATCCTCGCCGAAGCCGTAGCCAGCGGCACTGCCCAGGGCACCTACACCGGTTCCAGAAGCTCTACCGGCGGCTACTCTAACCACTCTGGCCGCGCTACTACCGATAGTGGCACCTCCACGGCGCCTCCCCTAGAGGAGCCTGGCACCAAACGCCTGTACCGGGATATGGCTCACCGCAAAATTGCGGGCGTAGCCGCTGGCCTAGGCCAGTACTTCTCTGTAAACCCCCTGTGGATTCGGCTGGGCTTCCTGGCGTTGTTCATCATCCTGCCCATTGCCCTAGACAACAGCCGCCTAGATGATATAGCGGGCAATTTTGCAGGGTTTGCGTTCCTCAGCTACATCGTTCTGTGGATAG from Hymenobacter taeanensis encodes:
- a CDS encoding PadR family transcriptional regulator — protein: MKVENTQVQMRKGILEFCILEIIARGEVYASDMLEELTAARMIVVEGTLYPLLTRLKNASLLDYTWKESTSGPPRKYYTLTEAGQEFLHQLRLTWEEVQDSIRIIRQKPHSNGSAPAETLL